One genomic region from Evansella sp. LMS18 encodes:
- a CDS encoding dicarboxylate/amino acid:cation symporter, translating into MKKLNLLTQILIAFVAAIILGAIFGPRIEVVQPLGDFFIRLIRFIIVPLILATLVVGVAGTGNIKKLGRMGGKTVAYYLATSAIAITIGLGIGFAFQPGAGVDIPAEAVGEEPAVQETSLVDTLLNIIPTNPFQSMVEGNILQIIFFALFLGVAISLVGEKAQPVYRFFEAFSEVMYRITGIVIRLAPIGVFGLIAPVVGQYGVSVLLPLLKVILAVLVACLIHAGITYSIAVKTLGKMSPFQFFKGIAPAGLFAFSSASSAGTLPLTMKNTEENLGVSKRTSSFVLPLGATINMDGTAIYQGVAVLFIAQFYGIELTMTQLLLVVLTATLASIGTAGVPGAGMIMLTLVLTTIGLPLEGIALVAGIDRILDMFRTSVNVIGDAAGAVVVDRTEKNNEESLEEREHEIKLNA; encoded by the coding sequence ACAAATTTTAATTGCTTTTGTTGCGGCTATCATTCTTGGGGCAATTTTCGGCCCGCGAATAGAAGTTGTCCAGCCATTAGGTGATTTCTTTATCCGTCTTATCCGGTTTATCATTGTACCATTAATACTGGCGACACTTGTTGTTGGTGTGGCAGGAACAGGAAATATTAAAAAGCTCGGGCGAATGGGCGGGAAAACAGTGGCCTATTACCTGGCCACATCCGCAATCGCTATCACTATTGGTCTTGGAATTGGTTTCGCATTCCAGCCGGGAGCAGGGGTAGATATTCCGGCGGAAGCAGTGGGGGAAGAGCCGGCAGTTCAGGAAACGAGCTTAGTAGACACGCTGCTGAATATCATTCCAACAAATCCATTCCAGTCGATGGTCGAAGGGAATATTCTGCAGATTATCTTTTTTGCCCTGTTTCTGGGAGTTGCTATATCCCTCGTCGGGGAGAAGGCACAGCCTGTTTACCGTTTCTTTGAAGCTTTTTCAGAAGTCATGTACAGAATTACAGGGATCGTTATCCGGTTAGCGCCAATCGGTGTATTTGGTCTGATTGCTCCTGTGGTCGGGCAGTATGGAGTATCGGTGCTCCTACCGCTTCTGAAAGTTATTCTCGCTGTCCTTGTCGCCTGTCTGATTCACGCAGGAATCACATACTCGATTGCCGTAAAAACCTTAGGAAAAATGAGTCCGTTTCAGTTTTTCAAAGGGATCGCTCCTGCCGGTCTGTTTGCATTCAGTTCAGCGAGCAGTGCGGGAACATTACCGCTTACAATGAAAAATACAGAAGAAAACTTAGGAGTATCTAAGAGAACGAGCAGTTTTGTCCTTCCTCTCGGGGCGACAATTAACATGGATGGAACCGCCATCTATCAGGGTGTTGCTGTTCTGTTCATTGCCCAGTTTTATGGCATTGAATTGACGATGACACAACTATTGTTAGTAGTGCTTACAGCTACATTAGCATCAATCGGAACTGCTGGCGTACCAGGTGCCGGAATGATCATGCTTACCCTCGTTCTCACAACAATAGGGCTTCCTCTCGAAGGAATTGCCTTGGTTGCCGGGATTGACCGTATTCTTGATATGTTCCGGACTTCTGTTAATGTCATCGGGGATGCTGCAGGAGCGGTGGTTGTGGACCGTACTGAGAAGAACAATGAAGAAAGTCTTGAAGAAAGGGAGCATGAAATTAAACTGAATGCGTAA